In Magnolia sinica isolate HGM2019 chromosome 12, MsV1, whole genome shotgun sequence, a single genomic region encodes these proteins:
- the LOC131221245 gene encoding uncharacterized protein LOC131221245 isoform X1 gives MGAIGSMDLATENRLAALLMEEATKLRMQAEKEGVHVYLRQPKVRGRPNSRFLTATVLGVQQANRTAEVNEMWRVRKKELELDEKLMGISRDKGSDRSSGRRTDHPEGSSRRREGDKHATDSCGSRKQASEDCNTDEDSGLRDEEVEEFLHSRVKRGRGAIGSRMDEPGPFLPSSSSGSKGKFLANHEMRVVEEWEQRVLGPEKPSFLKSCETVDESMFAHNRKVQKTDVLSSKKGHTKHKSEKGSNKLRDENRKEKRSKHRHHSR, from the exons ATGggtgcaat AGGGTCAATGGATCTGGCAACAGAGAATCGGCTAGCTGCATTACTGATGGAAGAGGCAACAAAATTGCGAATGCAAGCCGAAAAAGAAGGTGTTCATGTTTACCTCCGCCAACCCAAAGTAAGGGGTCGACCAAATTCGCGGTTTCTTACTGCGACTGTTCTTGGGGTCCAACAAG CTAATCGAACTGCGGAAGTCAATGAAATGTGGCGGGTGCGGAAGAAAGAGCTGGAGCTAGATGAGAAGCTGATGGGTATATCTAGAGATAAGGGCAGCGATCGGAGTAGTGGTCGCCGTACTGATCATCCAGAAGGAAGCTCAAGGCGCAGGGAGGGGGATAAACATGCTACTGACTCCTGTGGATCAAGAAAACAGGCAAGTGAAGATTGCAACACTGATGAGGATAGCGGTCTGAGGGATGAAGAGGTTGAAGAATTCTTGCATTCGAG GGTGAAGAGAGGAAGAGGTGCTATAGGTTCAAGGATGGATGAGCCGGGCCCGTTTCTTCCATCTTCGTCTTCGGGTTCCAAGGGAAAGTTCTTGGCTAATCATGAGATGCGGGTGGTGGAAGAATGGGAACAGCGTGTTCTTGGGCCAGAGAAGCCGTCATTCCTGAAATCATGTGAAACAGTGGATGAAAGCATGTTTGCTCATAATAGGAAGGTCCAGAAAACGGATGTATTGAGCTCAAAGAAGGGACACACAAAGCACAAATCGGAGAAGGGCTCAAACAAGTTACGAGATGAGAACAGGAAAGAAAAGAGGTCTAAGCATCGTCATCATAGTCGATGA
- the LOC131221245 gene encoding uncharacterized protein LOC131221245 isoform X2, with amino-acid sequence MDLATENRLAALLMEEATKLRMQAEKEGVHVYLRQPKVRGRPNSRFLTATVLGVQQANRTAEVNEMWRVRKKELELDEKLMGISRDKGSDRSSGRRTDHPEGSSRRREGDKHATDSCGSRKQASEDCNTDEDSGLRDEEVEEFLHSRVKRGRGAIGSRMDEPGPFLPSSSSGSKGKFLANHEMRVVEEWEQRVLGPEKPSFLKSCETVDESMFAHNRKVQKTDVLSSKKGHTKHKSEKGSNKLRDENRKEKRSKHRHHSR; translated from the exons ATGGATCTGGCAACAGAGAATCGGCTAGCTGCATTACTGATGGAAGAGGCAACAAAATTGCGAATGCAAGCCGAAAAAGAAGGTGTTCATGTTTACCTCCGCCAACCCAAAGTAAGGGGTCGACCAAATTCGCGGTTTCTTACTGCGACTGTTCTTGGGGTCCAACAAG CTAATCGAACTGCGGAAGTCAATGAAATGTGGCGGGTGCGGAAGAAAGAGCTGGAGCTAGATGAGAAGCTGATGGGTATATCTAGAGATAAGGGCAGCGATCGGAGTAGTGGTCGCCGTACTGATCATCCAGAAGGAAGCTCAAGGCGCAGGGAGGGGGATAAACATGCTACTGACTCCTGTGGATCAAGAAAACAGGCAAGTGAAGATTGCAACACTGATGAGGATAGCGGTCTGAGGGATGAAGAGGTTGAAGAATTCTTGCATTCGAG GGTGAAGAGAGGAAGAGGTGCTATAGGTTCAAGGATGGATGAGCCGGGCCCGTTTCTTCCATCTTCGTCTTCGGGTTCCAAGGGAAAGTTCTTGGCTAATCATGAGATGCGGGTGGTGGAAGAATGGGAACAGCGTGTTCTTGGGCCAGAGAAGCCGTCATTCCTGAAATCATGTGAAACAGTGGATGAAAGCATGTTTGCTCATAATAGGAAGGTCCAGAAAACGGATGTATTGAGCTCAAAGAAGGGACACACAAAGCACAAATCGGAGAAGGGCTCAAACAAGTTACGAGATGAGAACAGGAAAGAAAAGAGGTCTAAGCATCGTCATCATAGTCGATGA
- the LOC131221245 gene encoding uncharacterized protein LOC131221245 isoform X3 — protein MGAIGSMDLATENRLAALLMEEATKLRMQAEKEGVHVYLRQPKVRGRPNSRFLTATVLGVQQANRTAEVNEMWRVRKKELELDEKLMGISRDKGSDRSSGRRTDHPEGSSRRREGDKHATDSCGSRKQASEDCNTDEDSGLRDEEVEEFLHSRSS, from the exons ATGggtgcaat AGGGTCAATGGATCTGGCAACAGAGAATCGGCTAGCTGCATTACTGATGGAAGAGGCAACAAAATTGCGAATGCAAGCCGAAAAAGAAGGTGTTCATGTTTACCTCCGCCAACCCAAAGTAAGGGGTCGACCAAATTCGCGGTTTCTTACTGCGACTGTTCTTGGGGTCCAACAAG CTAATCGAACTGCGGAAGTCAATGAAATGTGGCGGGTGCGGAAGAAAGAGCTGGAGCTAGATGAGAAGCTGATGGGTATATCTAGAGATAAGGGCAGCGATCGGAGTAGTGGTCGCCGTACTGATCATCCAGAAGGAAGCTCAAGGCGCAGGGAGGGGGATAAACATGCTACTGACTCCTGTGGATCAAGAAAACAGGCAAGTGAAGATTGCAACACTGATGAGGATAGCGGTCTGAGGGATGAAGAGGTTGAAGAATTCTTGCATTCGAG AAGTTCTTAA